The Pseudosulfitobacter pseudonitzschiae genome includes a region encoding these proteins:
- a CDS encoding 3-keto-5-aminohexanoate cleavage protein codes for MTNPLIICCAITGSLPTKAINPAVPISVAEQVESTQEAFEAGATICHAHVRNADETPSADPDKFAALKEGLEKHCPGMIIQFSTGGRSGAGQARGAMLSLRPDMASLSVGSNNFPTRVYENPPDLVDWLAAEMVTYGIKPEVEAFDLSHILQAVKMHGDGRIKEPPYVQFVMGVKNAMPADKHVFDYYVETVNRLLPGAPWCAAGIGANQAALNEWSIAAGGHARTGLEDNVRLDRDTLAPSNAALVKRTVEIAEKHDRRIATAAEARALLGLRAA; via the coding sequence ATGACCAACCCGCTTATCATCTGCTGCGCCATCACTGGATCGCTTCCGACCAAGGCGATCAACCCTGCCGTGCCGATCAGCGTGGCCGAACAGGTGGAAAGCACCCAAGAGGCGTTCGAGGCGGGTGCCACCATATGCCACGCCCATGTGCGCAACGCCGACGAGACGCCCTCGGCTGATCCTGACAAGTTCGCGGCCCTCAAGGAAGGTCTGGAAAAACATTGCCCCGGCATGATCATCCAGTTTTCGACCGGGGGCCGTTCGGGGGCTGGTCAGGCGCGCGGCGCGATGCTGTCACTGCGCCCCGATATGGCGTCGCTGTCGGTGGGGTCGAACAACTTTCCCACGCGCGTGTACGAAAACCCGCCCGATCTGGTCGATTGGCTGGCGGCGGAAATGGTGACTTACGGGATCAAGCCCGAAGTCGAGGCATTTGACCTCTCGCACATCCTGCAAGCGGTGAAGATGCATGGCGATGGCCGGATCAAGGAACCTCCCTATGTGCAGTTCGTCATGGGCGTGAAAAACGCGATGCCTGCCGACAAGCATGTGTTTGATTACTACGTCGAAACCGTGAACCGCCTGCTGCCCGGCGCGCCGTGGTGTGCCGCAGGGATCGGGGCCAATCAGGCGGCTCTGAACGAATGGTCGATTGCCGCCGGTGGCCATGCCCGCACCGGTCTGGAAGACAACGTGCGGCTGGACCGCGACACGCTGGCCCCGTCCAACGCCGCACTGGTCAAACGCACGGTCGAGATCGCCGAAAAACACGACCGCCGCATTGCCACCGCAGCCGAAGCGCGCGCGCTTCTGGGGCTGCGGGCTGCTTGA
- a CDS encoding tripartite tricarboxylate transporter permease, producing the protein MDVFVSAFGLLMDWQVLLALLAGSVGGVIIGAIPGVGAAVAIAILLPATFAMPPLVGLTMLLGIYGSSMYGGALPAVLINTPGTAVNALTTYDGYPMTQNGEARRAVALAYSASFFGGIFSILCLILLAPLLAKIAPNFGSREIFLAALLGMILVVLAHRGQTFAAGMLATFGIFLQTVGLEPVSYSRRFTFDQSWLTSGVDLIVVVLGLFALSQAFLLLVQPDERPRMASISGSLFSGLKELWLYKRVAAVSSTFGVLMGMIPGVGEFTAQFMSYTYAQKTSKTPEQFGNGAPEGLIASEAANNAVPAAAMIPLLALGIPGEALTAMMLSVFYVHNVVPGPQLFQGQMDFVMALYLALLILNVIVLAFLMVSTNALARIIELPTRLIGVAILLLSFVGVYSLRNSITDCAIACVFGVFGVVLKRLNLPIVPIILGMVLGNIMEVKLRSSMPRVKTPLDMIDRPIAMIIFAMILLVIALHIRTLIRERRNPPQNTDTDIHLTQDSDY; encoded by the coding sequence ATGGATGTATTCGTTTCAGCCTTCGGCCTGCTGATGGATTGGCAGGTGCTGCTGGCGCTGCTGGCGGGATCGGTTGGTGGCGTGATCATCGGCGCGATTCCGGGGGTTGGCGCGGCGGTGGCGATTGCCATTTTGCTGCCCGCCACTTTTGCCATGCCACCGCTTGTGGGCTTGACGATGCTGCTGGGTATCTATGGATCATCCATGTACGGCGGCGCGCTGCCTGCGGTTCTGATCAACACGCCGGGGACGGCGGTGAACGCGCTGACCACCTATGACGGTTATCCGATGACCCAGAACGGCGAGGCGCGGCGCGCTGTGGCGCTGGCCTATTCGGCATCGTTCTTTGGCGGCATCTTCTCGATCCTCTGTCTGATCCTGCTGGCCCCGCTGTTGGCCAAAATCGCGCCGAACTTCGGCTCGCGCGAGATTTTTCTGGCAGCGCTGCTGGGCATGATCCTTGTTGTGCTGGCGCACCGCGGCCAGACTTTTGCTGCCGGTATGCTGGCAACCTTCGGGATTTTTTTGCAAACCGTGGGGCTGGAGCCGGTCAGCTATTCGCGCCGTTTCACCTTTGACCAAAGCTGGTTGACGTCGGGTGTTGATCTGATCGTGGTGGTGCTGGGGCTGTTCGCGCTCAGTCAGGCGTTCCTGTTGCTGGTGCAGCCGGATGAGCGGCCCAGAATGGCGTCTATCAGCGGTTCGCTGTTCTCGGGGCTGAAGGAGCTGTGGCTTTACAAGCGCGTGGCTGCAGTCTCGTCCACGTTCGGTGTGCTGATGGGCATGATCCCGGGGGTAGGCGAATTCACTGCACAGTTCATGTCCTATACCTATGCGCAGAAAACATCGAAAACGCCCGAACAGTTCGGCAACGGCGCGCCCGAGGGGCTGATTGCATCCGAGGCCGCGAACAATGCGGTGCCCGCCGCCGCGATGATCCCGCTGCTGGCGCTGGGCATTCCGGGCGAGGCGCTGACCGCGATGATGCTGTCGGTGTTCTATGTGCACAACGTTGTGCCCGGCCCGCAACTGTTTCAGGGGCAGATGGATTTTGTCATGGCGCTGTATCTGGCGCTGTTGATCCTGAACGTGATCGTGCTGGCCTTTTTGATGGTGTCGACCAATGCGTTGGCGCGGATCATCGAACTGCCCACGCGGCTGATCGGGGTGGCGATCCTGCTGCTGAGCTTTGTGGGGGTCTATTCGCTGCGCAATTCGATCACCGACTGCGCCATTGCCTGCGTGTTCGGCGTGTTTGGCGTGGTCCTCAAGCGGCTGAACCTGCCCATCGTGCCGATCATCCTTGGGATGGTCCTGGGCAACATCATGGAGGTCAAGCTGCGGTCGTCGATGCCACGGGTGAAAACCCCGTTGGACATGATCGACCGGCCTATTGCGATGATTATCTTTGCGATGATCCTGCTGGTGATCGCGCTGCACATCCGCACCCTGATCCGCGAACGCCGCAATCCGCCACAGAACACCGATACCGACATCCACCTGACCCAAGACAGCGATTATTGA
- a CDS encoding indolepyruvate ferredoxin oxidoreductase family protein, protein MSKLDPDFATYQLSDRYTAQTGRVFLTGTQALVRVMLDQAARDRAAGMNTAGFVSGYRGSPLGGVDMEMWRSKKLLAENAIEFLPAVNEDLGATAVLGAQQATLDPDCTVEGVFSMWYGKGPGVDRSGDALKHGNAYGSSPKGGVLVVAGDDHGCVSSSMPHQSDVAFMSWFMPTLNPATVAEYLEFGEYGLALSRFSGTWVGFKAVSETVEAAQSIDLKPARQFAQPDYTAPPGGLHVRPADLPSPAIETRIGSKLEAVEAFVEANPIDRHIYEIKDARFGIVTTGKGHLDLMEALRLLGVDEAACRRLGIDIYKVGMVWPLARRDALDFVRGKEEVLVIEEKRGIIESQFKEYFYDWPGDKPARMVGKHRAAGDPLIPWTGELSPLLLAPIVAERLHGFFPDENLPAKAAALTETPPPVLSRAGATRTPYFCSGCPHNTSTKVPEGSTAASGIGCHVMASWMDRNTVGYAQMGGEGVPWAAASRFNGNKHIFQNLGEGTWYHSGSLAIRQSVAAKSNITYKILYNDAVAMTGGQPVDGPVSVLGIAQTCRAEGVERIALVSDDIDKFDAADFPRDTTFHDRAEMDGVQRELRDLKGTSVLIYEQTCATEKRRRRKRGTAEDPPRFAYINDLVCEGCGDCSVESNCLSVEPKETPFGRKRKINLSSCNKDFSCLNGFCPSFVTVEGATRRKREVSIDLSGPLSTLPQPDVPRLDAPYGLLVAGVGGTGVVTVGALITMAAHLEGKGSSVLDFTGFAQKFGTVLGYVRLAPKPVDIHQVRIEAGRADAMIACDAVVASSPKASAHLRAGTRVVLNRAEMPTGDLVLRRDADLEIDEREAMVRGVVGDDNVLGMDANKLSDDLMGDTVFANIILLGAAWQQGLVPVSEIALKQAMVLNGVAVDKNKQAFDIGRVLAVNPDALGVSDDAPAEETLEQLIDRRADFLTDYQNARYARRYRDRLARLSADVPPEMVALAARSLFKLMAYKDEYEVARLMTQTGFEAKLAEEFEGDYKVNYHLAPPLLPLGRDARGRPNKRAFGQWMTPVLRGMAHLKGLRGTVFDPFGRSHDRKLDRALLHWFDEVMDRVADRHSADTAEACATLLALPMDVRGYGPVREKAAADVMARANAISV, encoded by the coding sequence ATGAGCAAGCTTGATCCCGACTTTGCCACCTATCAGTTGTCCGACCGCTATACCGCGCAGACGGGCCGCGTGTTCCTGACCGGAACGCAGGCCCTTGTGCGGGTGATGCTGGATCAGGCCGCCCGTGACCGCGCGGCGGGGATGAACACGGCCGGTTTCGTCTCGGGCTATCGCGGCTCTCCACTGGGCGGAGTAGATATGGAAATGTGGCGGTCGAAAAAGCTGCTGGCCGAGAATGCCATCGAATTCCTGCCCGCCGTGAACGAAGACTTGGGCGCCACCGCCGTGCTGGGCGCGCAACAGGCCACGCTGGACCCCGATTGCACCGTCGAGGGCGTGTTCTCCATGTGGTATGGCAAGGGTCCGGGGGTGGACCGGTCGGGCGATGCGCTGAAACACGGCAACGCCTACGGCTCGTCGCCCAAGGGCGGCGTGCTGGTGGTGGCGGGCGACGACCACGGCTGCGTGTCGTCGTCGATGCCGCACCAGTCCGATGTCGCGTTCATGTCGTGGTTCATGCCGACGCTGAACCCCGCGACGGTCGCGGAATATCTGGAGTTCGGTGAATACGGGCTGGCGCTCTCGCGGTTTTCGGGCACATGGGTCGGGTTCAAGGCCGTCTCGGAAACCGTCGAGGCGGCACAGTCGATCGACCTGAAGCCTGCCCGCCAGTTTGCCCAGCCCGACTATACGGCACCGCCGGGTGGTCTGCATGTCCGTCCCGCAGACCTGCCCAGCCCAGCAATCGAGACCCGCATCGGGTCCAAGCTGGAAGCGGTCGAAGCCTTTGTCGAGGCCAACCCGATCGACCGGCACATCTACGAGATCAAGGACGCCAGATTCGGCATCGTCACCACCGGCAAGGGCCATCTGGACCTGATGGAAGCCCTGCGCCTGCTGGGCGTGGACGAGGCCGCGTGCCGCCGTCTGGGCATCGACATCTACAAGGTCGGCATGGTCTGGCCACTGGCACGCCGCGACGCTCTGGACTTTGTGCGTGGCAAGGAAGAAGTGCTGGTGATCGAGGAAAAGCGCGGCATCATCGAAAGCCAGTTCAAGGAGTATTTCTATGACTGGCCGGGGGACAAGCCTGCGCGCATGGTCGGCAAGCACCGCGCGGCGGGCGATCCGCTGATCCCGTGGACGGGCGAGCTGTCACCGCTGCTGCTGGCCCCCATCGTGGCCGAACGTCTGCACGGCTTCTTTCCCGACGAAAACTTGCCCGCCAAGGCCGCCGCCCTGACCGAAACCCCACCGCCCGTCCTGTCGCGCGCAGGGGCCACGCGCACGCCCTATTTCTGCTCGGGCTGCCCGCATAACACCTCGACCAAAGTGCCCGAAGGGTCCACCGCCGCCAGCGGCATCGGCTGTCATGTCATGGCCTCGTGGATGGACCGCAACACCGTGGGCTATGCCCAGATGGGCGGCGAAGGCGTGCCGTGGGCCGCAGCCAGCCGGTTCAACGGAAACAAGCATATATTCCAGAACCTTGGCGAAGGCACCTGGTATCACTCCGGCTCTCTGGCGATCCGGCAATCGGTCGCGGCGAAATCGAACATCACCTACAAGATTCTGTACAACGACGCGGTCGCCATGACCGGCGGCCAGCCCGTCGATGGCCCCGTCAGCGTGCTGGGTATCGCCCAGACCTGCCGCGCCGAAGGCGTCGAGCGGATCGCACTGGTGTCCGACGACATCGACAAATTCGATGCAGCGGACTTTCCGCGCGACACCACATTCCACGACCGTGCCGAAATGGACGGCGTGCAGCGCGAGTTGCGCGACCTCAAGGGCACCAGCGTTCTGATCTACGAACAGACCTGCGCCACCGAGAAACGCCGCCGCCGCAAACGTGGCACCGCCGAAGATCCGCCACGCTTTGCCTATATCAACGATCTGGTCTGCGAAGGCTGCGGTGACTGTTCGGTCGAGAGCAACTGCCTGAGCGTCGAGCCGAAAGAGACCCCCTTTGGCCGCAAGCGCAAGATCAACCTGTCGTCGTGCAACAAGGATTTCTCGTGCCTGAACGGTTTTTGCCCCAGCTTTGTCACGGTCGAGGGAGCCACTCGGCGCAAGCGCGAAGTCAGCATTGATCTTTCCGGCCCGCTATCAACCCTGCCGCAGCCCGACGTGCCGCGTCTGGATGCACCCTATGGCCTGCTGGTCGCGGGTGTCGGTGGCACCGGCGTCGTGACCGTCGGTGCGCTGATCACCATGGCGGCCCACCTTGAGGGCAAGGGATCAAGCGTGCTGGACTTTACCGGATTTGCGCAGAAATTCGGCACCGTGCTGGGCTATGTCCGGCTGGCCCCCAAGCCTGTGGACATTCATCAGGTCCGCATCGAGGCCGGGCGCGCCGATGCAATGATCGCCTGCGATGCGGTCGTGGCCTCGTCGCCCAAGGCGTCCGCGCACTTGCGCGCAGGCACCCGCGTGGTGCTGAACCGCGCCGAGATGCCCACCGGCGATCTGGTGTTGCGCCGCGATGCGGACCTCGAGATCGACGAACGCGAAGCGATGGTACGCGGTGTGGTCGGTGACGACAACGTGCTGGGCATGGACGCGAACAAGCTGTCCGACGACCTGATGGGCGACACAGTCTTCGCCAACATCATCCTGCTGGGCGCCGCGTGGCAACAAGGGCTGGTGCCGGTCAGCGAGATCGCCCTGAAACAGGCGATGGTGCTGAACGGCGTGGCCGTGGACAAGAACAAACAGGCCTTTGATATTGGCCGCGTGCTGGCCGTGAACCCCGATGCCTTGGGCGTTTCCGACGACGCCCCCGCCGAAGAAACGCTGGAGCAGTTGATCGACCGCCGCGCCGATTTCCTGACCGACTACCAGAACGCCAGATACGCCAGACGCTACCGCGACCGGCTGGCGCGTCTGTCCGCAGACGTGCCGCCCGAAATGGTCGCTCTGGCTGCGCGTTCACTGTTCAAGCTGATGGCCTACAAGGACGAATACGAGGTCGCGCGGCTGATGACTCAAACAGGGTTCGAGGCGAAACTGGCCGAGGAATTCGAGGGCGATTACAAGGTGAACTACCACCTCGCACCACCGCTGCTGCCCTTGGGCCGCGATGCGCGTGGCCGTCCGAACAAGCGGGCGTTTGGCCAGTGGATGACGCCGGTGCTGCGCGGCATGGCGCACCTCAAGGGTCTGCGCGGCACGGTTTTCGATCCGTTCGGACGCAGTCACGACCGCAAGCTGGACCGCGCCCTGTTGCACTGGTTCGACGAGGTCATGGACCGCGTGGCCGATCGCCACAGCGCCGACACCGCCGAGGCCTGCGCCACCCTGCTGGCCCTGCCGATGGACGTGCGCGGCTATGGCCCCGTGCGCGAAAAGGCCGCCGCCGACGTGATGGCGCGGGCCAACGCGATTTCGGTTTAG
- a CDS encoding IlvD/Edd family dehydratase, with the protein MSKLRPQDLRSRKWFLNPDNMEMTALYMERYLNYGLTREELQSGKPIIGIAQTGSDLSPCNRHHLELTKRVRDGIIAAGGVPMEVPVHPIQETGKRPTAMLDRNLAYLGLVEALYGYPLDGVVLNIGCDKTTPALLMAAATVNIPAIALSVGPMLNGWFEGERAGSGTVIWKARERLASGEINDEQFLEIAAASAPSVGYCNTMGTATTMNSLAEALGMQLPGSAAIPAPYRERGQISYETGKRIVDMVWDDLRPSDIMTREAFENAIAINSALGGSTNAPIHLNAIARHLGVPLDNDDWQTHGHHIPLLVNLQPAGKYLGEDFHRAGGVPAVIGALLRANLLPNPDAITANGHTMGDNCAQKASVNEDVIRTVEEPLMQNAGFINLKGTLFDSAIMKTSVIDAAFRKTYLSNPDDPEAFEGRVVVFDGPEDYHHRIDDPAENIDADCILVMRGAGPKGYPGGAEVVNMRAPSYLLKQGIHALPCIGDGRQSGTSGSPSILNAAPEAADNGGLALLRNGDRLRIDLNKFTADILLSEEELTARREQLMADGGYKYPASQSPWQQYFRELVEPFDKGMTLRDAANYQDIARTKGVPRDNH; encoded by the coding sequence ATGTCCAAGCTACGCCCGCAAGATCTACGATCCCGCAAATGGTTCCTGAACCCGGACAATATGGAAATGACGGCGCTCTATATGGAACGCTATCTGAATTACGGCCTGACCCGAGAAGAGCTGCAATCGGGCAAACCGATCATCGGCATCGCGCAAACGGGCAGCGACCTCAGCCCGTGCAACCGCCACCACCTTGAGCTGACCAAACGCGTGCGCGACGGCATCATCGCCGCCGGTGGCGTGCCGATGGAGGTGCCCGTCCACCCCATTCAGGAAACCGGCAAACGCCCCACCGCGATGCTGGACCGCAACCTTGCCTATCTGGGTCTGGTCGAGGCGCTTTATGGGTATCCGCTGGACGGCGTCGTACTGAACATCGGCTGCGACAAGACCACGCCCGCCCTGCTGATGGCCGCCGCCACCGTGAACATCCCCGCCATCGCCCTGTCGGTCGGCCCGATGCTGAACGGCTGGTTCGAAGGCGAGCGCGCAGGCTCGGGCACCGTGATCTGGAAGGCCCGCGAGCGTCTGGCCTCGGGCGAGATCAATGACGAACAGTTCTTGGAAATCGCCGCCGCCTCTGCGCCCTCTGTGGGGTATTGCAACACGATGGGCACCGCGACCACGATGAACTCGCTGGCCGAGGCGCTGGGGATGCAACTGCCCGGCTCTGCCGCCATCCCCGCCCCCTACCGCGAGCGCGGGCAGATCAGCTACGAGACCGGCAAGCGGATCGTCGATATGGTCTGGGACGACCTGCGCCCCTCGGACATCATGACGCGCGAGGCGTTCGAGAACGCCATCGCCATCAACTCGGCGCTTGGCGGATCGACCAACGCGCCGATCCACCTGAACGCCATCGCCCGCCATCTGGGCGTGCCGCTGGACAACGATGACTGGCAGACCCACGGCCACCACATCCCGCTGCTGGTCAACCTGCAACCCGCAGGCAAATATCTGGGTGAGGACTTCCACCGCGCAGGTGGCGTGCCTGCTGTGATCGGTGCCTTGCTGCGGGCCAACCTGCTGCCCAACCCCGATGCGATCACCGCAAACGGGCACACTATGGGCGACAACTGCGCGCAAAAGGCATCGGTGAACGAAGACGTCATTCGCACCGTCGAAGAACCGCTGATGCAGAATGCGGGCTTTATCAACCTCAAGGGCACGCTGTTCGACAGTGCGATCATGAAAACCAGCGTGATCGACGCCGCGTTCCGCAAGACATACCTGAGCAACCCAGACGATCCCGAAGCCTTCGAGGGTCGTGTCGTGGTGTTCGACGGGCCAGAGGATTATCACCACCGTATCGACGACCCCGCCGAAAACATCGACGCCGATTGCATTCTGGTCATGCGCGGCGCGGGGCCAAAGGGCTATCCCGGCGGGGCCGAAGTGGTGAACATGCGCGCGCCGTCATACCTGCTGAAACAGGGCATCCACGCGCTGCCGTGCATCGGCGACGGACGGCAATCGGGCACCTCCGGGTCGCCGTCGATCCTGAACGCCGCCCCCGAGGCTGCGGACAATGGCGGGCTGGCGCTGCTGCGCAATGGCGACAGGCTGCGCATCGACCTGAACAAATTCACCGCCGACATCCTGTTGTCAGAGGAAGAACTGACAGCACGACGTGAACAGTTGATGGCCGATGGCGGTTATAAGTATCCCGCCAGTCAGTCGCCGTGGCAGCAATATTTTCGCGAGTTGGTCGAACCTTTCGACAAGGGCATGACCCTGCGCGACGCGGCAAACTATCAGGACATCGCGCGCACCAAAGGGGTGCCGCGCGACAACCACTAG
- a CDS encoding S-(hydroxymethyl)glutathione dehydrogenase/class III alcohol dehydrogenase translates to MKTRAAVAVEAGKPLEIMDVNLEGPRKGEVLIEIKATGLCHTDEFTRSGDDPEGIFPAILGHEGAGVVLEVGEGVTTLEVGDHVIPLYTPECRECEYCLSGKTNLCQAIRVTQGQGLLPDGTTRFSMMDGTPIHHYMGCSTFANHTVIPEIALAKVRKDAPFDKICYIGCGVTTGIGAVINTAKVEIGARCVVFGLGGIGLNVIQGLRLAGADQIVGVDLNDDKEETGRYFGMTDFVNPNTVEGDLVAHLVELTKGGADYTFDATGNTKVMRTALEAAHKGWGESIIIGVAPAGAEISTRPFQLVTGRVWRGTAFGGAKGRTDVPKIVDWYMNGKIEIDPMITHKLTLDEINHGFELMHQGKSIRAVVEF, encoded by the coding sequence ATGAAAACCCGCGCCGCCGTTGCCGTCGAAGCCGGAAAACCGCTGGAAATTATGGACGTGAACCTTGAGGGGCCGCGCAAAGGCGAGGTTCTGATCGAGATCAAGGCGACCGGTCTGTGCCACACCGACGAATTTACCCGCTCGGGCGACGATCCCGAAGGCATCTTTCCCGCGATTCTCGGCCATGAGGGCGCAGGCGTCGTGCTGGAAGTGGGCGAAGGTGTCACCACGCTGGAAGTGGGCGACCACGTCATCCCGCTGTACACGCCGGAATGCCGCGAATGCGAATACTGCCTGTCGGGCAAGACCAACCTGTGCCAGGCGATCCGCGTCACCCAAGGCCAAGGCCTGCTGCCTGACGGCACCACCCGCTTTTCGATGATGGATGGCACCCCGATCCATCACTACATGGGCTGCTCGACCTTTGCCAATCACACCGTGATCCCCGAGATTGCCTTGGCCAAGGTCCGCAAGGACGCACCCTTTGACAAGATCTGCTATATCGGCTGCGGCGTGACCACGGGCATCGGTGCCGTGATCAACACAGCCAAGGTCGAGATCGGTGCGCGTTGCGTGGTCTTTGGTCTGGGCGGCATCGGGCTGAACGTGATTCAGGGCCTGCGCCTTGCCGGGGCGGATCAGATCGTGGGCGTCGATCTGAACGACGACAAAGAAGAAACCGGCCGTTACTTCGGTATGACCGATTTCGTGAACCCCAACACCGTCGAGGGCGATCTGGTGGCGCATCTGGTCGAACTGACCAAGGGCGGCGCGGACTACACGTTTGACGCGACCGGCAACACCAAGGTGATGCGCACCGCCCTTGAGGCCGCGCACAAGGGCTGGGGCGAGAGCATCATCATCGGCGTCGCCCCTGCGGGTGCCGAAATCTCGACACGTCCGTTCCAGTTGGTTACGGGCCGCGTCTGGCGCGGCACCGCCTTTGGCGGGGCCAAGGGCCGGACGGATGTACCCAAGATTGTCGACTGGTACATGAACGGCAAGATCGAGATCGACCCGATGATCACCCACAAGCTGACGTTGGACGAGATCAACCACGGTTTCGAGCTGATGCATCAGGGTAAATCGATCCGCGCGGTCGTTGAATTCTGA
- a CDS encoding TIGR03084 family metal-binding protein, giving the protein MQQAEDFRDETDTLAAILQPLSDADFDQPTQFKGWTIDDVIGHLHMFNVAAAKSLESDAAFASFFAPIGQGMAKGVSLRALQYPWLAGLRGRTLMEEWHREAHATADAFAAADPKKRLKWAGPDMSALSSITARLMETWAHGQEVFDLLGQTRTEHDRIRSIAHLGVVTFGWTFANRGLDVPAPAPFVRLTAPSGSVWTWGDDQPDNRVDGTAVDFAKVVCQTRNVVDTGLTTTGPVAKQWMAMAQCFAGGPEDPPAPGARYTHTGS; this is encoded by the coding sequence ATGCAACAAGCCGAAGATTTTCGCGACGAGACCGACACATTGGCCGCCATCTTGCAGCCCTTGTCCGACGCTGATTTTGACCAGCCGACACAGTTCAAGGGCTGGACCATCGACGATGTGATTGGCCACCTGCATATGTTCAACGTGGCCGCCGCCAAGTCACTGGAAAGCGATGCGGCCTTTGCCAGTTTCTTTGCGCCGATCGGGCAAGGCATGGCCAAGGGCGTCTCGCTGCGCGCGTTGCAATACCCGTGGCTGGCGGGTCTGCGTGGGCGTACCTTGATGGAGGAATGGCACCGCGAGGCCCATGCCACGGCCGATGCCTTTGCTGCCGCCGATCCTAAGAAGCGGCTGAAGTGGGCAGGACCGGACATGAGCGCGCTGTCGTCCATCACCGCCCGGTTGATGGAGACATGGGCCCACGGGCAAGAGGTTTTTGACCTGCTTGGCCAGACCCGCACCGAACACGACCGTATTCGCAGCATCGCGCATCTGGGCGTGGTGACCTTTGGCTGGACCTTTGCCAATCGCGGGCTGGATGTGCCTGCGCCCGCGCCGTTCGTGCGGCTAACCGCCCCATCCGGTTCCGTATGGACATGGGGCGATGACCAGCCCGACAATCGCGTCGATGGCACGGCGGTGGATTTTGCCAAAGTGGTTTGCCAGACACGCAATGTCGTCGATACAGGCCTGACCACCACTGGCCCCGTGGCCAAGCAATGGATGGCGATGGCCCAATGCTTTGCGGGCGGGCCCGAAGACCCGCCCGCACCCGGTGCCCGCTACACGCACACAGGTTCCTAG
- a CDS encoding Tm-1-like ATP-binding domain-containing protein, with protein sequence MKTILVIGTYDTKDDELHYICQRIADMGGQVLSMDVSVLGDPSAPTDLSKHQVAEAGGASIRQAIDAGDENAAMQIMARGAAALTAQLYADGKIDGMLALGGTMGTDLALDCAQALPLGVPKYVVSTVSFSPLIPADRLAPDIQMILWAGGLYGLNSVCKSSLSQAAGAVLGAAMAVEAPVSTRPVIGMTSLGSSCLKYMKHLRDPLQERGFEVAVFHATGMGGMAFESLAQQGYFAAVMDFALPELGNLMVGSVVHSGPERLTRAGAAGTPQIVAPGCADLVDYAGWQDIPAAYTDRPFHAHNRLIKSAALSGDERRALVRDIVARLERANAPVHVLMPKGGVEEWDREGGEAHDPQALAAMADEMEKTVKAPLGLTMLDAHINDAAFADAALAVLDGWIADGTVKLG encoded by the coding sequence ATGAAAACCATTCTTGTCATCGGCACCTACGACACCAAAGACGACGAGTTGCACTATATCTGCCAGCGCATTGCGGACATGGGCGGGCAGGTGCTGAGCATGGATGTCAGCGTGCTGGGTGATCCGTCTGCGCCAACCGATCTGTCCAAACATCAGGTCGCGGAAGCGGGCGGCGCGTCGATCAGGCAGGCGATTGATGCGGGCGACGAGAATGCGGCGATGCAGATCATGGCGCGCGGGGCGGCGGCGCTGACGGCGCAACTGTATGCGGATGGCAAGATTGACGGGATGCTGGCGCTGGGCGGCACGATGGGCACCGATCTGGCGCTGGACTGCGCGCAGGCGCTGCCTTTGGGGGTGCCGAAATATGTGGTCTCTACCGTATCGTTCTCGCCGTTGATCCCTGCGGACCGACTGGCGCCCGATATCCAGATGATCCTGTGGGCAGGGGGGCTGTACGGGCTGAACTCGGTCTGCAAATCCTCGCTTAGCCAGGCGGCGGGGGCGGTGCTGGGCGCGGCAATGGCCGTCGAGGCGCCGGTGTCCACGCGGCCCGTGATCGGGATGACTTCGCTGGGGTCATCCTGTCTGAAATACATGAAACACCTGCGCGATCCGCTGCAAGAGCGCGGATTCGAGGTGGCAGTGTTTCACGCCACGGGCATGGGCGGGATGGCGTTTGAATCGCTGGCGCAGCAGGGGTATTTTGCCGCCGTGATGGATTTTGCCTTGCCCGAACTGGGCAATCTGATGGTCGGCAGTGTGGTACATTCCGGCCCCGAGCGCCTGACCCGTGCCGGTGCCGCCGGTACACCGCAGATCGTGGCACCGGGCTGTGCCGATCTGGTTGATTATGCGGGTTGGCAGGACATCCCCGCAGCATACACCGACCGTCCGTTTCACGCGCACAACCGTCTGATCAAATCTGCGGCCCTGTCGGGGGATGAACGCCGTGCGCTGGTGCGCGATATTGTAGCGCGGCTGGAGCGCGCAAACGCACCCGTGCATGTGCTGATGCCAAAAGGTGGCGTCGAGGAGTGGGACCGTGAAGGCGGCGAGGCCCATGACCCGCAGGCGCTGGCCGCAATGGCGGACGAGATGGAGAAGACGGTCAAGGCTCCGCTGGGATTGACCATGCTGGATGCGCACATCAACGACGCAGCCTTTGCTGACGCCGCACTGGCGGTGCTGGACGGCTGGATTGCGGATGGCACGGTGAAGCTTGGCTAG